One stretch of Streptomyces hygroscopicus DNA includes these proteins:
- a CDS encoding porphobilinogen deaminase, with the protein MSADLIRIVSRSSPMALAQVERVRTELAALRPGIRTEVVPVTTSGDRWMGDLSKLGGKGAFTKEVDAALLAGEADLAVHCIKDVPADRPLPAGTVFAAYLKRDDIRDAVIHPQGLTLDEMPAGARIGTSSVRRVAQLAITHPDLECVPMRGNANRRLEKLDAGECDALMLAVSGLERIGRTDRISEILPVDTMCPPIGAGVLGLQCREDDTETIEAVAGLGDTDVWKEITAERMLLHVLQGHCNSPIAGYAKAERDGRLSLRARVFSPDGKTVLDAHEWAGPLDPATLGTSVAVALLRQGAREVIDTIPH; encoded by the coding sequence ATGTCCGCCGATTTGATCCGCATCGTCTCGCGCTCCTCCCCCATGGCCCTCGCCCAGGTCGAACGGGTCCGCACCGAGCTGGCCGCGCTGCGACCGGGCATCCGTACGGAGGTCGTGCCGGTCACCACCTCCGGCGACCGGTGGATGGGCGATCTGTCGAAGCTGGGCGGGAAGGGAGCGTTCACCAAGGAGGTGGACGCCGCGCTGCTGGCGGGCGAGGCGGACCTCGCGGTGCACTGCATCAAGGACGTGCCCGCCGACCGGCCGCTGCCCGCGGGCACGGTCTTCGCCGCATACCTCAAGCGGGACGACATCCGCGACGCCGTGATCCACCCCCAGGGGCTGACCCTCGACGAGATGCCCGCGGGAGCCCGGATCGGCACCTCCTCGGTCCGGCGCGTCGCCCAGCTCGCCATCACCCACCCGGATCTGGAATGCGTGCCGATGCGCGGCAACGCCAACCGCCGGCTGGAGAAGCTGGACGCGGGCGAGTGCGACGCGCTGATGCTGGCCGTCTCGGGGCTGGAGCGGATCGGCCGTACGGACCGGATCAGCGAGATCCTGCCGGTGGACACCATGTGCCCGCCCATCGGGGCCGGGGTGCTGGGGCTGCAGTGCCGCGAGGACGACACCGAGACGATCGAGGCCGTGGCCGGGCTCGGCGACACCGACGTCTGGAAGGAAATCACCGCGGAGCGGATGCTGCTGCATGTGCTGCAGGGGCACTGCAACTCCCCCATCGCGGGCTATGCCAAGGCCGAGCGCGACGGGCGGCTCTCGCTGCGCGCCCGGGTCTTCAGCCCGGACGGCAAGACGGTGCTGGACGCCCACGAGTGGGCGGGCCCGCTGGACCCGGCCACCCTGGGCACGTCGGTCGCGGTGGCGCTGCTGCGGCAGGGCGCCCGCGAGGTCATCGACACGATCCCGCACTGA
- a CDS encoding inositol monophosphatase, producing the protein MIDEFLAGDLGAVEEAIRTAVADEVMPRYRQLAAHEIVEKKGPHDLVTIADRQAEEHLTGALTKLLPGSVVVGEEAVHADPAVLTALGGDAPVWIVDPVDGTRQFVHGDPGFATLVTLAHGEELLASWTYAPVFDQMAIARRGGGALLNGEPIHCGSPEPGAVLHVAVSHYDFTTDAEKRALSGLQVPGVEVRPCGSAGLEYLNVARGLLDAVAFTWENAWDHAAGLLLVGEAGGAHATLGREPFRITGGNALPFTAARDEAAVAHILGLLAAAG; encoded by the coding sequence ATGATCGATGAATTTCTCGCCGGTGATCTCGGCGCGGTGGAGGAGGCGATCCGCACGGCGGTCGCCGACGAGGTCATGCCGCGCTACCGGCAGCTCGCCGCCCACGAGATCGTGGAGAAGAAGGGCCCGCACGACCTGGTGACCATCGCCGACCGGCAGGCCGAGGAGCATCTGACCGGCGCCCTCACCAAGCTGCTGCCCGGCTCCGTGGTGGTGGGCGAGGAGGCGGTGCACGCCGACCCGGCCGTGCTCACCGCCCTCGGCGGCGACGCGCCCGTATGGATCGTCGACCCGGTCGACGGCACCCGGCAGTTCGTCCACGGCGACCCCGGCTTCGCGACGCTGGTCACCCTCGCCCACGGCGAAGAGCTCCTCGCGTCCTGGACCTACGCCCCGGTGTTCGACCAGATGGCCATCGCCCGCCGCGGCGGGGGCGCCCTGCTGAACGGCGAGCCGATCCACTGCGGCTCCCCGGAGCCCGGCGCGGTCCTCCACGTGGCCGTCTCCCACTACGACTTCACCACCGACGCGGAGAAGCGCGCCCTGTCGGGCCTGCAGGTGCCGGGAGTTGAGGTGCGCCCCTGCGGTTCGGCCGGCCTGGAGTATCTGAACGTGGCCCGGGGGCTGCTCGACGCCGTCGCCTTCACCTGGGAGAACGCCTGGGACCATGCCGCCGGTCTGCTGCTGGTCGGCGAGGCGGGCGGGGCGCATGCCACGCTCGGCCGCGAGCCGTTCCGGATCACCGGGGGCAATGCCCTTCCTTTCACGGCGGCCAGGGACGAGGCGGCCGTTGCGCATATCCTGGGCTTGCTGGCCGCCGCCGGCTGA
- a CDS encoding MFS transporter gives MVGATSQATPGDADGEGGGPPPHHRHKWLILGICCISLFMVGLDTTIVNLALPSIQDDLDASPSGLQWTVDSYTVVLASLLMLSGSMADRFGRRRTFQTGLLLFSLGSLLCGLATDTGSLVAFRMVQAMGGAMLNPVAVSIIANTFTDLKERARAIGLWGAVAGVSIALGPVVGGALVDSTGWQAVFWVNLPVAALALVLTALFVPESKAPRPRRLDPVGQLLVIVLLATLTFGIIEGPVRGWGSAQIVGCFTVAAVATATLIRYELRRAEPLLDVRFFRSPAFSGAIASAVCGFAALAGFLFLNALYLQDVRDFSPLHTGLLTLPMAAMTLVSSPLAGRIVGARGPRVPMVIAGAGTAGCGLLLTQVGADTPIWYLVIAYVAFGIGFGMLDAPLTYSAVSGMPRSQAGVAAAVTSTGRQVGAALGVAVLGSVSTARVHGPFASGFPEASHLGWAIMTGCGLAIVTLGLVTTGARARGPAEPSPDPAAGRPAQRVR, from the coding sequence ATGGTCGGCGCCACGAGCCAAGCCACCCCGGGCGACGCGGACGGCGAGGGAGGCGGCCCGCCGCCGCACCACCGCCACAAATGGCTGATCCTGGGGATCTGCTGCATCAGCCTGTTCATGGTGGGCCTCGACACCACCATCGTGAATCTCGCCCTGCCGTCCATCCAGGACGATCTGGACGCCTCGCCCTCGGGGCTGCAGTGGACGGTGGACTCCTACACCGTGGTGCTCGCCAGTCTGCTGATGCTCTCCGGCTCCATGGCCGACCGGTTCGGCAGGCGCCGGACCTTCCAGACCGGGCTGCTGCTGTTCAGCCTGGGGTCGCTGCTGTGCGGGCTCGCCACCGACACCGGTTCGCTCGTCGCTTTCCGGATGGTGCAGGCCATGGGCGGCGCGATGCTCAACCCCGTCGCGGTCTCGATCATCGCCAACACCTTCACCGACCTCAAGGAGCGGGCCAGGGCCATCGGGCTGTGGGGTGCGGTCGCGGGGGTGAGCATCGCGCTGGGGCCCGTCGTCGGTGGTGCGCTGGTGGACTCGACCGGCTGGCAGGCCGTCTTCTGGGTCAACCTCCCGGTCGCCGCCCTCGCCCTCGTCCTCACCGCGCTCTTCGTCCCCGAGTCCAAGGCTCCCCGGCCGCGCAGGCTCGATCCGGTGGGGCAGCTCCTGGTGATCGTGCTGTTGGCGACGCTCACGTTCGGCATCATCGAGGGCCCGGTCAGGGGCTGGGGCTCGGCACAGATCGTCGGCTGCTTCACCGTCGCGGCCGTCGCCACCGCCACCCTCATCCGGTATGAACTCCGCCGCGCCGAACCGCTGCTGGACGTTCGCTTCTTCCGCAGCCCGGCCTTCAGCGGCGCCATCGCCTCGGCGGTGTGCGGTTTCGCCGCGCTCGCCGGGTTCCTCTTCCTCAACGCCCTGTATCTGCAGGACGTACGGGACTTCTCCCCGCTGCACACCGGGCTGCTCACGCTGCCGATGGCGGCCATGACGCTGGTCTCCTCACCGCTCGCGGGCCGTATCGTCGGCGCCCGCGGTCCACGCGTCCCCATGGTGATCGCCGGAGCGGGTACGGCGGGATGCGGACTGCTGCTGACCCAGGTGGGCGCGGACACCCCGATCTGGTACCTCGTGATCGCCTATGTGGCGTTCGGCATCGGCTTCGGCATGCTCGACGCCCCGCTCACCTACTCGGCCGTGTCCGGGATGCCGCGCTCCCAGGCCGGAGTGGCCGCCGCGGTCACCTCCACCGGCCGCCAGGTGGGGGCGGCCCTCGGTGTCGCCGTCCTCGGCTCGGTCTCCACCGCCCGGGTGCATGGCCCCTTCGCCTCCGGCTTCCCCGAGGCCAGCCATCTGGGCTGGGCGATCATGACGGGCTGCGGTCTCGCCATCGTGACCCTGGGCCTAGTCACGACCGGCGCCCGGGCCCGCGGCCCGGCGGAGCCCAGCCCCGACCCGGCCGCCGGCCGCCCCGCCCAGCGCGTCCGCTGA
- a CDS encoding O-methyltransferase — MTQTEVPIEVELRGLYKAHYRFQFLSAGFQLGLFALVEKEPGLAVREIAARLDLKEQPTRILLLGCTVFGLLCKDGEGYHTTPLSKPLTANFDESPASNIPWEQHGIYRAMAWFCESLKEDTNIGLRREIPGTAPTLYGRLAENPELESTFHTMMSSVSRLVGAELGEKLDLSGCGHLLDIGGGTAINAASLAARWPDLRITIADLPSVATAANEKIEKLGLADRARAVSLDAFHDEFPTGCDGVLFAHFLEIWSPERIQELLAKAARALPPGGGIYVVTPRQDDDGTGPERAAMLSAYFHTIASGEGMVYTGAEYEQWFRAVGFEPTGRLPLGADTVVITGRKA; from the coding sequence ATGACGCAAACCGAGGTACCGATAGAAGTGGAGCTCAGAGGGCTCTACAAGGCCCACTATCGGTTTCAGTTCCTGAGTGCGGGATTCCAGTTGGGGCTCTTCGCGCTGGTGGAGAAGGAGCCCGGCCTGGCCGTACGGGAGATCGCCGCACGGCTGGACCTCAAGGAGCAGCCCACCCGCATCCTCCTTCTCGGCTGTACGGTATTCGGGCTTTTGTGCAAGGACGGCGAGGGTTACCACACCACCCCGCTCTCGAAGCCACTGACCGCGAACTTCGACGAGTCGCCCGCGTCCAACATTCCCTGGGAACAACACGGTATCTACCGGGCGATGGCCTGGTTCTGTGAATCCCTCAAGGAAGACACCAACATCGGACTGCGGCGGGAAATTCCGGGGACGGCGCCCACTCTCTACGGGCGGCTCGCCGAAAATCCCGAGCTGGAGAGCACATTCCACACCATGATGTCGTCGGTGAGCAGGCTCGTGGGCGCCGAGCTGGGGGAGAAGCTGGACCTCTCGGGGTGCGGCCACCTCCTGGACATCGGCGGCGGAACGGCCATCAACGCCGCGAGCCTCGCCGCCCGCTGGCCGGACCTGCGCATCACCATCGCCGATCTGCCCTCCGTGGCGACCGCCGCCAACGAGAAGATCGAGAAGCTCGGGCTGGCCGACCGGGCGCGGGCGGTGAGCCTCGACGCCTTCCACGACGAGTTCCCGACCGGCTGCGACGGAGTGCTCTTCGCTCACTTCCTGGAGATCTGGTCCCCCGAGCGGATCCAGGAACTGCTCGCCAAGGCCGCCCGCGCTCTCCCTCCCGGCGGCGGGATCTATGTGGTCACCCCGCGCCAGGACGACGACGGCACCGGACCCGAGCGGGCGGCGATGCTGTCCGCCTACTTCCACACCATCGCCTCCGGCGAGGGCATGGTCTACACGGGCGCCGAGTACGAGCAGTGGTTCCGCGCCGTGGGCTTCGAGCCCACCGGACGGCTGCCCCTCGGCGCGGACACCGTCGTGATCACCGGCCGCAAGGCATAG
- a CDS encoding N5,N10-methylene tetrahydromethanopterin reductase, whose protein sequence is MDFGLVLQTDPPASAVVELMRRAERNGFGHGWTFDSAVLWQEPFVIYSQILARTERLIVGPMVTNPGTRTWEVTASTFATLNEMYGNRTVCGIGRGDSALRVAGRKPNTLARLGEAIDAIRDLAEGREAVVDGSPMRIPWIEDSRLPVWMAAYGPKALALAGQKADGFILQLADPFLTEWMVKAVRTAAAEAGRDPDAVTICVAAPAYVGDDLAYAREQCRWFGGMVGNHVADLVSRYGEHSGAVPESLTAYIKERQGYDYAHHGRSGNPDTAFVPDEIVDRFCLLGPAEAHIEKLERLRALGVDQFAVYAMHDAKERTLDAYGERVIPALTG, encoded by the coding sequence ATGGATTTCGGACTCGTCCTGCAGACCGATCCGCCCGCCTCGGCCGTCGTCGAGCTGATGCGCCGCGCCGAGCGCAACGGCTTCGGCCACGGCTGGACCTTCGACTCCGCCGTGCTGTGGCAGGAGCCGTTCGTCATCTACAGCCAGATCCTGGCCCGGACCGAGCGGCTGATCGTCGGCCCCATGGTCACCAATCCGGGCACCCGCACCTGGGAGGTGACCGCCTCCACCTTCGCCACCCTCAACGAGATGTACGGCAACCGCACCGTCTGCGGTATCGGCCGCGGTGACTCCGCGCTGCGGGTGGCCGGGCGCAAGCCCAACACCCTCGCCCGCCTCGGCGAGGCCATCGACGCCATCCGCGATCTGGCGGAGGGCAGGGAGGCCGTCGTGGACGGCAGCCCGATGCGCATCCCCTGGATCGAGGACAGCAGGCTGCCGGTGTGGATGGCGGCGTACGGCCCCAAGGCGCTCGCGCTGGCCGGGCAGAAGGCCGACGGGTTCATCCTGCAGCTCGCCGACCCCTTCCTGACGGAGTGGATGGTCAAGGCGGTGCGCACCGCCGCCGCCGAGGCCGGGCGCGATCCGGACGCGGTCACCATCTGCGTCGCCGCCCCCGCGTATGTCGGCGACGACCTGGCCTACGCCCGTGAGCAGTGCCGCTGGTTCGGCGGCATGGTCGGCAACCATGTGGCCGACCTGGTCTCCCGCTACGGCGAGCACTCCGGTGCCGTGCCCGAGTCCCTGACCGCGTATATCAAGGAGCGGCAGGGGTACGACTACGCACACCACGGCCGCAGCGGCAATCCGGACACGGCCTTCGTCCCCGATGAGATCGTCGACCGGTTCTGCCTGCTCGGCCCGGCCGAGGCGCATATCGAGAAGCTGGAGCGGCTGCGCGCCCTGGGGGTCGACCAGTTCGCCGTCTACGCGATGCATGACGCGAAGGAGCGCACGCTCGACGCGTACGGCGAGCGGGTCATCCCCGCGCTCACCGGCTGA
- a CDS encoding phenylhydantoinase, translating into MSRTVIRGGLVVTAAEETLADVLIEDGKVAALASSGSAYAQGWTADRTIDATGKYVIPGGVDGHTHMEMPFGGTYAADTFETGTRAAAWGGTTTIVDFAIQTVGHALREGLDAWHLKARGNCAIDYGFHMILSDVNESALKEMDLLVGEGVTSFKLFMAYPGVFYSDDGQILRAMQRASANAGLIMMHAENGIAIDVLVEQALAEGRTDPRYHGEVRKALLESEATHRAIQLARVAGAPLYVVHVSAQEALAELTQARDLGLPVFGETCPQYLFLSTDNLAEPDFEGAKYVCSTPLRPVEHQAALWRGLRTNDLQVVSTDHCPFCFTGQKELGRGDFSKIPNGMPGVEHRMDLLHQAVVDGHISRRRWIEIACATPARMFGLYPRKGTIAPGTDADIVVYDPGAQQTLSAETHHMDVDYSAYEGKRITGQVETVLSRGVPVIDRREYTGRAGHGQFLIRDTCQYLG; encoded by the coding sequence ATGTCCCGTACCGTGATCCGCGGCGGGCTGGTCGTCACCGCCGCCGAGGAGACCTTGGCCGATGTGCTGATCGAGGACGGGAAGGTCGCCGCCCTCGCCTCGTCCGGCAGCGCGTACGCCCAGGGCTGGACGGCCGACCGTACGATCGACGCCACCGGCAAGTACGTCATCCCGGGCGGGGTCGACGGGCACACCCATATGGAGATGCCGTTCGGTGGCACCTACGCCGCCGACACCTTCGAGACCGGCACCCGGGCGGCGGCCTGGGGCGGCACCACCACCATCGTGGACTTCGCCATCCAGACGGTGGGCCACGCCCTGCGCGAGGGGCTGGACGCCTGGCACCTGAAGGCGCGGGGCAACTGCGCCATCGACTACGGCTTCCACATGATCCTCTCCGATGTGAACGAGAGCGCGCTCAAGGAGATGGATCTCCTGGTGGGGGAGGGCGTGACCAGCTTCAAGCTGTTCATGGCCTACCCGGGGGTCTTCTACAGCGACGACGGGCAGATCCTGCGGGCCATGCAGCGCGCCTCCGCCAACGCCGGGCTGATCATGATGCACGCCGAGAACGGCATCGCCATCGACGTCCTGGTGGAACAGGCCCTGGCCGAGGGCAGGACCGACCCCCGCTACCACGGTGAGGTCCGCAAGGCGCTGCTGGAGTCGGAGGCGACCCATCGCGCCATCCAGCTCGCCCGGGTGGCCGGCGCCCCGCTGTATGTCGTCCATGTGTCGGCCCAGGAGGCCCTCGCGGAGCTGACGCAGGCACGTGACCTGGGGCTTCCGGTCTTCGGCGAAACCTGTCCGCAGTATCTGTTCCTGTCCACGGACAACCTCGCGGAACCGGACTTCGAGGGCGCCAAGTACGTCTGCTCCACACCGCTTCGGCCCGTCGAGCACCAGGCCGCGCTGTGGCGGGGGCTGCGGACCAACGACCTCCAGGTGGTCTCCACCGACCACTGCCCGTTCTGCTTCACCGGGCAGAAGGAGCTGGGCCGGGGCGACTTCTCCAAGATCCCCAACGGTATGCCGGGGGTGGAGCACCGGATGGATCTGCTCCATCAGGCCGTGGTGGACGGCCATATCTCCCGCCGCCGCTGGATCGAGATCGCCTGCGCCACCCCGGCCAGGATGTTCGGCCTCTATCCGCGGAAGGGCACCATCGCGCCCGGGACCGACGCCGACATCGTCGTCTACGATCCGGGGGCCCAGCAGACCCTGTCCGCCGAGACCCACCACATGGACGTCGACTACTCGGCGTACGAGGGCAAGCGGATCACCGGGCAGGTCGAGACCGTGCTGTCGCGCGGTGTCCCCGTCATCGACCGGCGGGAGTACACCGGGCGTGCCGGGCACGGCCAGTTCCTCATCCGCGACACCTGTCAGTACCTCGGCTGA
- a CDS encoding aminotransferase class III, with the protein MSDSSDAVSSSDAVSSSDATGSGDANRGTHAALHTRHQAVLPDWLAVYYQRPIEITHGEGRHVWDAEGNRYLDFFGGILTTMTAHALPEVTKAISEQAGRILHTSTLYLDRPMVDLAERVATLSGIPDARVFFTTSGTEANDTALLLATTYRRSNQILAMRNSYHGRSFSAVGITGNRGWSPTSLSPLQTLYVHGGVRTRGPFAGLSDGEFIKACVADLEDVLGQAHGNVAALIAEPVQGVGGFTSPPDGLFAAFREVLDRHGILWITDEVQTGWGRTGDHFWGWQAHDRSGPPDILTFAKGIGNGMSIGGVVARAEVMNCLGANSISTFGGSPITMAAGLANLTHLVEHDLQGNARRVGGLLIERLRAACAGLDTVREVRGRGLMIGIELVEPGTGDPYPEGASAVLEAAREGGLLIGKGGGHNSSVLRIAPPLSLTVAEAEEGAEILEAALKTTRSGRSVS; encoded by the coding sequence ATGAGCGACAGCAGCGACGCCGTGAGCAGCAGCGACGCCGTGAGCAGCAGCGATGCCACGGGCAGCGGCGATGCCAACCGCGGCACCCACGCGGCCCTGCACACCCGGCACCAAGCCGTGCTCCCCGACTGGCTCGCCGTCTACTACCAGCGCCCCATCGAGATCACCCACGGCGAGGGCCGCCATGTCTGGGACGCCGAGGGCAACCGCTACCTCGACTTCTTCGGCGGCATCCTCACCACCATGACCGCGCACGCCCTCCCCGAGGTCACCAAGGCCATCAGCGAGCAGGCGGGCCGGATCCTGCACACGTCCACGCTCTACCTCGACCGGCCCATGGTCGACCTGGCCGAGCGGGTCGCCACCCTGTCCGGCATCCCGGACGCGCGGGTCTTCTTCACCACCTCCGGCACCGAGGCCAATGACACGGCCCTGCTGCTCGCCACCACCTACCGCCGCTCCAACCAGATCCTGGCGATGCGCAACAGCTACCACGGCCGCTCCTTCTCGGCCGTCGGCATCACCGGCAACCGCGGCTGGTCGCCGACCAGCCTGTCCCCGCTGCAGACGCTGTACGTGCATGGCGGGGTGCGCACCCGGGGGCCGTTCGCCGGGCTGTCCGACGGGGAGTTCATCAAGGCGTGCGTCGCCGATCTCGAGGACGTCCTCGGCCAGGCGCACGGCAATGTCGCCGCGCTGATCGCCGAGCCGGTCCAGGGCGTCGGCGGTTTCACCTCGCCGCCCGACGGGCTGTTCGCCGCCTTCCGCGAGGTGCTCGACCGGCACGGCATCCTGTGGATCACCGATGAGGTGCAGACGGGCTGGGGCCGCACCGGCGACCACTTCTGGGGCTGGCAGGCACACGACCGCTCCGGGCCGCCCGACATCCTCACCTTCGCCAAGGGCATCGGCAACGGCATGTCGATCGGCGGTGTCGTCGCCCGCGCCGAGGTCATGAACTGCCTGGGCGCCAACTCCATCTCCACCTTCGGCGGCAGCCCCATCACGATGGCCGCCGGTCTGGCCAACCTCACCCATCTGGTCGAACACGATCTGCAGGGCAATGCCCGCCGGGTCGGCGGGCTGCTGATCGAGCGGCTGCGCGCGGCCTGCGCCGGTCTGGACACCGTGCGCGAGGTCCGCGGCCGGGGGCTGATGATCGGCATCGAGCTGGTCGAGCCGGGCACCGGCGACCCGTACCCCGAGGGCGCGTCCGCCGTTCTGGAGGCCGCCCGGGAGGGCGGGCTGCTCATCGGCAAGGGCGGCGGGCACAACAGCAGCGTGCTGCGGATCGCCCCGCCGCTCAGCCTCACCGTCGCCGAGGCCGAGGAGGGCGCGGAGATCCTCGAGGCCGCCCTCAAGACCACCCGGTCCGGAAGGAGCGTGAGCTGA
- a CDS encoding apolipoprotein acyltransferase: MANLVRAALVQATWTGDTESMIAKHEDYARQAAAQGAKVIGFQEVFNAPYFCQVQEAEHYRWAEPVPDGPTVQRMRELARETGMVIVVPVFELEQSGFYYNTAAVIDADGSYLGKYRKHHIPQVKGFWEKYYFKPGNVGWPVFDTAVGKVGVYICYDRHFPEGWRALGLAGAQIVYNPSATSRGLSAYLWQLEQPAAAVANEYFIAAINRVGIEEYGDNDFYGTSYFVDPRGQFVGDVASDKEEELIVRDLDFGLIDEVRQQWAFYRDRRPDAYEGLVKP; encoded by the coding sequence ATGGCCAACCTCGTACGTGCCGCTCTCGTCCAGGCCACCTGGACCGGCGATACCGAATCGATGATCGCGAAGCATGAGGACTACGCCCGGCAGGCGGCCGCGCAGGGCGCCAAGGTGATTGGCTTCCAGGAGGTGTTCAACGCGCCGTACTTCTGCCAAGTGCAGGAGGCGGAGCACTACCGGTGGGCGGAGCCGGTGCCGGATGGGCCGACCGTGCAGCGGATGCGGGAGCTGGCGCGGGAGACCGGCATGGTGATCGTGGTGCCGGTCTTCGAGCTCGAGCAGTCGGGCTTCTACTACAACACCGCGGCCGTGATCGACGCGGACGGCAGCTATCTGGGCAAGTACCGCAAGCACCACATCCCGCAGGTCAAGGGGTTCTGGGAGAAGTACTACTTCAAGCCGGGGAATGTGGGCTGGCCGGTGTTCGACACCGCCGTGGGCAAGGTCGGGGTGTACATCTGCTACGACCGCCACTTCCCCGAGGGCTGGCGTGCGCTGGGCCTGGCCGGGGCGCAAATCGTCTACAACCCCTCGGCCACTTCCCGTGGGCTGTCGGCCTATCTCTGGCAGCTCGAACAGCCCGCCGCGGCCGTCGCCAATGAGTACTTCATCGCCGCGATCAATCGCGTCGGCATCGAGGAGTACGGCGACAACGACTTCTACGGCACCAGCTACTTCGTCGATCCGCGCGGCCAGTTCGTCGGCGACGTGGCCAGTGACAAGGAGGAGGAGCTGATCGTCCGCGATCTCGACTTCGGTCTGATCGACGAGGTCCGGCAGCAGTGGGCGTTCTACCGCGACCGGCGCCCCGACGCCTACGAGGGGCTGGTGAAGCCATGA